One Proteinivorax tanatarense DNA segment encodes these proteins:
- a CDS encoding ABC transporter permease, whose protein sequence is MGLLRFELKKIFKQKKLLWLLIVVCICTYGIYNHFINQQPNLQSSANIRDIYIPQVELNHNQLRTIKQGDNLSNNQKQQYQYTGEMLDYLRNWARAVERNRNEDALIYEQKFLAHLETYEELGGQPLDSFPNHKRELATERNAWLIEHELYYEDETIPHSPHLLLKESSIFLFSILSVVILILLFGNIVTKEKEEKTWLTLRTQPLINEKIMIMKFLALVIILLAFIIMVVIIGILIPSLLGEHELNLNYPQILLAEEDYVIISTTAYILRAAVYFTSVVLFVMAFCLALNGWAKNTYTVLAISSITLLIGYFLTDIYIPLQTIINPFYHLQLPMLEQPLDHISWGYPGVCLLWTILFVSLAAFKAEKQINLIYSSDRKIPFNNGNTSNTGGLLNVVRFELRKQCRKGLLLKTYVILTVLVLFGYAIFSQQAIQKEEQRIESMNRSITQIKNSFIPNLKQLSDSEEGTEKERLEETIEHYHIKMDKLNSAVDGYKAEDWAPIYGYEIFHLRFINGELDTGVLDTYWKEDHSQFSIDVSFAEQKWMAEKEIHPVFPNRPNPTVLHSNLRDEQKEDFLELHTRVDNSGLYLLYIYFRKYFYFLPMLMFLFLLGGGVAEEKGKRITLNFLKTQPVAEKKIYLSKFINGNIITLLSCLIIFLLVIIIATSLNRFGDWQYPVLHYDSISEAAVEDYTGQRVKLLDYTVGFHFINLGKYLIKSIILFSVVTMFLISLSIFLSLFTKRQVSVCASTVFISAVGYAITNSSKMAHLSPFTYLNIPKIINGEIATTLNNPSVNFRTGIAVLLTVTAVLVLAGYFISGRKNAVTNKNPITAELKSKSQ, encoded by the coding sequence ATGGGGTTATTAAGATTTGAACTTAAGAAGATTTTTAAACAAAAGAAGCTTTTATGGCTTTTAATAGTGGTATGCATATGTACTTATGGTATATATAATCACTTCATAAATCAACAACCTAATCTTCAATCCTCAGCAAACATTAGAGATATTTATATACCTCAAGTTGAATTAAATCATAATCAACTTAGGACTATAAAACAAGGTGATAATCTATCTAATAATCAAAAACAGCAATATCAATATACAGGGGAGATGCTAGACTATTTACGAAACTGGGCCCGAGCTGTGGAAAGGAATCGGAACGAAGATGCTTTAATATATGAACAAAAATTTTTGGCCCATCTTGAAACATATGAAGAACTAGGTGGGCAGCCATTGGACTCATTTCCTAATCATAAAAGAGAACTGGCAACTGAAAGAAATGCATGGCTTATAGAACACGAACTTTATTATGAAGATGAAACAATTCCCCATTCTCCTCATCTCTTGCTAAAAGAAAGTTCCATTTTTCTATTTAGCATACTAAGTGTTGTGATACTGATTCTTTTGTTTGGCAACATAGTTACAAAGGAAAAAGAAGAGAAAACATGGTTAACACTAAGGACTCAACCTCTTATAAATGAAAAAATAATGATTATGAAATTTTTGGCATTAGTTATAATTTTGTTAGCATTCATAATTATGGTAGTTATAATAGGAATATTAATACCTTCTCTACTAGGGGAACATGAATTGAACTTAAACTATCCCCAGATTTTGTTAGCTGAAGAAGACTACGTAATAATTTCTACAACAGCTTATATATTAAGAGCTGCAGTATATTTTACAAGCGTAGTTCTTTTTGTTATGGCTTTTTGTCTTGCACTTAATGGATGGGCAAAGAACACTTATACAGTGCTAGCTATATCATCTATAACTTTGTTAATAGGCTACTTTTTAACTGATATATACATACCCCTACAAACTATAATAAATCCTTTTTATCATTTACAGTTGCCAATGTTAGAGCAGCCTTTAGATCATATTAGCTGGGGATACCCAGGTGTTTGTTTGCTATGGACAATTTTGTTTGTGTCTTTAGCTGCTTTTAAAGCAGAGAAACAAATAAATCTTATTTATAGCTCAGATAGGAAAATACCTTTTAACAATGGCAACACTAGCAATACAGGAGGGCTTTTAAATGTAGTTAGATTTGAGTTAAGAAAACAATGTAGAAAAGGGTTGCTATTAAAAACCTATGTGATTTTAACTGTTTTAGTGTTATTTGGATATGCTATATTCTCCCAACAGGCTATACAAAAAGAAGAACAGCGCATAGAAAGCATGAACAGGTCTATAACCCAAATTAAAAATAGTTTTATACCAAATTTAAAACAATTATCGGATAGTGAGGAAGGAACAGAAAAAGAGCGTTTAGAAGAAACTATCGAGCATTATCATATAAAGATGGATAAATTAAACTCAGCAGTTGACGGGTACAAAGCAGAAGATTGGGCACCAATTTATGGGTATGAAATATTTCATTTAAGATTTATTAATGGCGAGCTTGATACTGGTGTATTAGATACTTATTGGAAAGAAGACCATAGTCAATTTAGTATTGATGTAAGTTTTGCTGAACAAAAGTGGATGGCAGAAAAGGAAATCCATCCGGTTTTTCCTAATCGCCCTAATCCCACAGTTTTGCACTCAAACTTACGGGATGAACAAAAAGAAGATTTTTTAGAGCTACATACAAGAGTAGATAACAGTGGATTGTACTTGCTATATATTTATTTTAGAAAATACTTTTACTTTTTACCAATGCTTATGTTCTTGTTTTTATTAGGAGGAGGGGTAGCAGAAGAAAAAGGGAAGAGGATCACTCTAAATTTTTTAAAAACACAACCTGTTGCAGAAAAAAAGATTTATTTGAGTAAGTTTATAAATGGCAACATTATAACGTTGTTAAGTTGCTTAATCATATTTTTACTGGTTATTATTATTGCAACTAGTTTAAATAGATTTGGTGACTGGCAGTATCCAGTACTACATTATGATAGTATAAGCGAAGCAGCGGTAGAAGACTATACAGGTCAAAGAGTAAAACTTTTAGATTATACAGTTGGGTTTCACTTTATCAACTTAGGTAAGTATTTAATTAAAAGTATTATATTATTTAGTGTTGTGACTATGTTTTTAATAAGCTTATCTATATTTTTGTCATTGTTTACAAAACGACAGGTAAGTGTTTGTGCATCAACAGTATTTATTAGTGCAGTTGGCTATGCTATAACCAATAGTTCAAAAATGGCCCATCTGTCCCCATTCACCTATTTAAACATACCCAAGATAATAAACGGAGAGATAGCCACAACACTAAACAACCCCAGCGTAAATTTTCGAACAGGGATAGCAGTACTGCTAACAGTGACAGCAGTCTTAGTGCTAGCAGGATATTTTATCTCCGGCAGGAAAAATGCGGTTACTAATAAAAATCCAATAACAGCTGAATTAAAAAGCAAGTCACAATGA
- a CDS encoding ABC transporter permease subunit: protein MGLLKFELKKVFKQKLLWLLGITILITAGVYYQFGSQQGNIMQDQDDRIESYFGDVTDIQETLSTMKENSDLDDKQAKQYERSRDMVNILIRWQNLGAHRYNNALEFERNFLELLQQYEQQGGEPIPSIMGVEKEKVIEKNAWLIENELYYENEINPQSIHLLAKENALFLLGVLGIFILLLFFGSTITEEKEENTWQTLKTQPIAEWKLMGVKYISLILVTVLFVIMILVAATAIPYMFVEEQWGYPIMNFQYPQVLEQQDDFAIISTFEYLMRASILFLGAAMFVFSISILVNRWGKNSFTVIMMTGLITVIGYFVTDIFSVMQSVFNPFYHLQFAEILSKVPQNTDWLYPFVATAWSLIILGVAAFVPERELSLLHYSYIKKPYRRGDTKKGLSFWKINVFEWRKLKRKGLLLKAFAMLACLVIFGHYIISHQTQQKEEEYIGQLKDTYFLESQLSTWEEFVESTTARLKEQPENEGLKSNKEAYKKAFNHIKKRLEKKESAVKGYKQGQWEPFYEYQIFWVRMWNQEFDTGSIDYDGRSFGQLLLIASIEEKKWLMEKDIQPVLAGELIPTTMFSRANEEWVERNTKIDNSGLFSLYLYFERYIYFVPLAIFLFLLGGGLASERNKKNTLNLLKTQPIAENKLFLGKLFNAKIVAVASCIAIFLVVVLVGTVFERFGDWQYPILNYDSIAEVEASDYDGHKVDIEDFTVGFHFMNLGRFLIESIVLFSFVAMFFITLSIFISLFLKREMSVLATTALIGAAGFALSQGLTEMAHLSPFTYLNIPKIINGEIATTLNNPSVNLQTGIVILLAVTAGLVLAGYFISGRKNAVTNKNQATEELNSRL, encoded by the coding sequence ATGGGACTATTAAAATTTGAGCTTAAAAAGGTGTTCAAACAAAAGCTTTTATGGCTTTTAGGTATAACGATATTAATAACTGCAGGAGTGTACTACCAGTTTGGTTCCCAGCAGGGAAACATAATGCAAGACCAAGATGATAGAATTGAAAGTTATTTTGGAGATGTAACAGACATTCAGGAAACACTATCAACAATGAAAGAGAATTCTGACCTTGATGATAAGCAAGCTAAACAATATGAACGTTCTAGAGATATGGTTAATATACTTATTAGATGGCAAAACTTAGGAGCACACAGATATAATAATGCTTTAGAGTTTGAAAGAAATTTTTTAGAGTTATTACAGCAATATGAACAACAGGGAGGGGAGCCTATCCCTAGTATCATGGGGGTAGAGAAAGAAAAAGTTATAGAAAAAAATGCCTGGCTTATAGAAAATGAGCTTTATTACGAGAATGAAATCAACCCACAATCTATTCACCTTCTTGCAAAAGAAAACGCATTATTTTTGTTAGGCGTACTAGGAATTTTTATACTGTTGTTGTTTTTTGGAAGCACAATTACCGAGGAAAAAGAAGAAAACACTTGGCAAACACTAAAAACTCAGCCAATAGCTGAATGGAAGCTTATGGGAGTAAAATATATTAGTTTAATACTGGTGACAGTACTGTTTGTGATAATGATATTAGTGGCGGCAACAGCAATTCCTTATATGTTTGTAGAGGAACAATGGGGTTATCCAATAATGAATTTCCAATACCCTCAAGTATTAGAACAACAAGATGACTTTGCAATAATATCCACTTTTGAATATTTAATGCGGGCGTCAATATTGTTTTTAGGAGCGGCAATGTTTGTATTTAGTATAAGCATACTTGTAAACAGGTGGGGGAAAAACTCTTTTACAGTAATAATGATGACAGGTCTTATTACGGTTATCGGTTACTTTGTCACAGATATATTTTCCGTTATGCAATCGGTGTTCAATCCATTTTATCACTTACAATTTGCAGAAATTCTAAGCAAGGTTCCTCAAAACACAGATTGGCTATACCCCTTTGTAGCAACAGCTTGGAGTTTAATTATATTAGGTGTAGCAGCATTTGTTCCAGAAAGGGAGCTAAGCTTACTGCACTATTCCTACATTAAAAAGCCATACAGACGAGGAGACACGAAAAAGGGCCTAAGCTTTTGGAAAATAAACGTGTTTGAATGGAGAAAGCTAAAAAGAAAAGGATTGCTGTTAAAAGCTTTTGCAATGCTGGCATGTTTAGTTATTTTCGGCCATTATATAATTTCCCACCAGACACAACAAAAAGAAGAGGAGTATATCGGTCAACTAAAAGATACTTATTTTTTAGAAAGCCAACTATCTACTTGGGAAGAATTTGTCGAAAGTACTACAGCTAGACTTAAAGAACAGCCAGAAAATGAAGGCCTAAAAAGTAATAAAGAAGCTTATAAAAAGGCTTTTAATCATATAAAGAAACGTTTAGAAAAAAAAGAATCCGCTGTAAAAGGCTATAAGCAAGGACAATGGGAGCCTTTTTACGAATATCAGATCTTTTGGGTTAGAATGTGGAATCAAGAGTTTGATACAGGTTCTATTGATTATGATGGGCGTTCTTTTGGTCAGTTGCTTTTGATAGCAAGTATTGAGGAGAAGAAATGGTTGATGGAAAAAGACATCCAGCCAGTGTTAGCTGGTGAGCTAATTCCTACAACTATGTTTTCAAGGGCAAACGAAGAATGGGTGGAAAGAAACACCAAAATAGACAACAGCGGACTGTTCTCCTTATACTTGTACTTTGAAAGATACATTTACTTTGTGCCTCTAGCAATATTTCTGTTTCTCCTAGGAGGCGGCTTAGCTTCCGAGCGAAATAAAAAGAACACATTAAATCTGCTCAAAACCCAGCCTATAGCTGAGAACAAATTGTTTTTAGGAAAGTTATTTAACGCTAAAATAGTGGCGGTGGCAAGTTGTATAGCGATATTTTTAGTAGTAGTATTAGTAGGAACAGTCTTTGAACGCTTTGGCGATTGGCAATATCCAATCTTAAACTACGACAGCATAGCGGAGGTAGAAGCTTCAGACTATGATGGGCATAAAGTGGATATAGAAGACTTTACCGTAGGATTTCACTTTATGAACTTAGGCAGATTTCTTATAGAAAGTATAGTGCTATTTAGTTTTGTAGCGATGTTTTTTATAACACTATCGATATTTATATCACTATTTTTAAAAAGAGAAATGAGCGTATTGGCAACCACAGCATTAATAGGAGCAGCAGGATTTGCTCTAAGCCAAGGGCTAACAGAAATGGCCCATCTATCTCCCTTCACTTATCTAAACATACCCAAGATAATAAACGGAGAAATAGCCACAACACTAAACAACCCCAGCGTAAACCTGCAAACAGGGATAGTGATACTGTTAGCTGTGACAGCAGGTTTAGTGCTAGCAGGATATTTTATCTCCGGCAGGAAAAATGCGGTTACTAATAAAAATCAAGCAACAGAAGAGTTAAATAGTAGGTTATAA
- a CDS encoding ABC transporter permease subunit, with the protein MGLLKFELKKVFRQKKLLWLLVIAILATSGIYYKNISQHTNIIEDEKDRVKGYIEEIGIVQDLLINIEENTGLNDMQQKQYDHLQQMLLSSVQWRSSIESRQFDDALSNEKQFLAELQLYKEQGGQPLSTLAGLEKHITIEKNAWLIDHGLYYEDESIPQSIHLLTKETSTFLLGLVGMLTLLLFFGSTLTEEKEENTWRTLKTQPITNWKLIISKYISLILVSAVFIVIVLGVGITLPSILGDHPMGFQYPQVLTQEDSFTTISTFEHLLRLSTLFLGASIFVFSVALFLNRWSENSFSVLMMTVFSVFTGYFITHLFSPLQTVFNPFYHLNFSVILSQLPQSTDWLYPAMSLIWSIIILAFTILIPEREINLIYTSQYKKPFKNGQTSKKQSLWNINTFEWRKLIRKGLVIKVYILLAFMVFFGHTIVTQQTQKKEADYIENLESYIYHRENSLIPSAEEMIERYKEELKEEPDNIWAQKNLEEQKKRLAFRNRELEKLNAAVKGYKKGDWQALYEYQLFRNRADNEEFEGYRRGGDDYVGQFARAVSIEEKKWLMKNDIQPVCSGIYIPTTMYSNWVSDEGEERWVERNTKIDNSGLFSLYLYFERYIYFVPLGIFLFLLGGGLAAEQGKKNTLNLLKTQPIAENKLFLGKLFNAKIVAVASCIAIFLLVILVGTVFERFGDWQYPILNYDSIAEVEASDYDGHKVDIEDFTVGFHFMNLGRFLIESIVLFSFVALFFISLSIFISLFLKREMSVLATTALIGAAGFALSQELTEMAHLSPFTYLNIPKIINGEIATTLNNPSVNLQTGIAVLLTVTAVLVLAGYFISGRKNAVTNKNQATEELNNKL; encoded by the coding sequence ATGGGATTATTAAAGTTTGAGCTTAAAAAGGTATTTAGACAAAAGAAGCTTTTATGGCTTTTAGTTATAGCTATTTTAGCCACATCCGGTATATACTATAAAAATATATCTCAACACACTAATATAATAGAAGACGAAAAAGATAGGGTAAAGGGATATATCGAAGAAATAGGTATAGTTCAGGATTTGCTAATAAACATTGAAGAAAACACCGGTCTTAACGACATGCAACAAAAGCAATATGATCATCTACAGCAAATGTTGCTTTCATCAGTACAATGGAGAAGCTCTATAGAGAGCAGACAATTTGATGATGCATTATCAAACGAAAAACAGTTTCTTGCTGAATTACAGCTATATAAAGAGCAAGGGGGGCAGCCCCTTTCGACACTAGCAGGATTGGAAAAGCATATAACCATAGAAAAAAATGCTTGGCTAATTGACCATGGTCTTTACTATGAAGATGAAAGCATTCCCCAATCTATCCACCTTTTAACAAAAGAGACTTCCACCTTTTTATTGGGACTTGTGGGGATGTTAACCTTACTTCTTTTCTTTGGAAGTACGCTTACAGAGGAGAAGGAAGAAAATACTTGGCGAACATTGAAAACTCAGCCTATAACTAATTGGAAGCTTATAATTTCAAAGTATATTAGCTTGATATTAGTTAGTGCGGTCTTTATAGTTATTGTACTAGGAGTGGGAATAACCCTTCCCAGCATACTTGGGGATCATCCAATGGGCTTTCAATATCCCCAAGTTTTAACTCAAGAAGATAGCTTTACAACTATCTCTACATTCGAACACCTATTAAGGTTATCAACACTTTTTTTAGGTGCCAGTATATTTGTGTTTAGCGTAGCCTTGTTTTTAAATAGATGGTCAGAAAACTCCTTTTCTGTGTTAATGATGACAGTTTTTTCAGTATTTACAGGGTATTTTATCACCCATTTGTTTAGCCCATTGCAAACAGTATTTAACCCATTTTATCACCTAAACTTTTCTGTTATTTTATCTCAACTTCCCCAAAGTACAGACTGGTTATATCCTGCTATGTCTTTAATCTGGAGTATAATAATCTTGGCATTTACAATTTTAATACCAGAGCGGGAAATAAACTTGATTTATACTTCACAGTATAAAAAACCATTTAAAAACGGTCAAACTTCTAAAAAGCAAAGCCTTTGGAACATAAACACATTTGAATGGCGAAAGCTTATAAGAAAAGGATTGGTAATAAAGGTTTATATACTGTTAGCATTTATGGTTTTTTTCGGGCATACTATAGTAACTCAACAAACCCAGAAAAAAGAAGCAGATTACATTGAAAACTTGGAAAGTTATATCTACCATAGAGAAAATAGTTTAATTCCAAGTGCTGAAGAGATGATAGAAAGGTATAAAGAAGAGTTGAAAGAGGAGCCAGATAATATATGGGCCCAAAAAAATCTAGAAGAACAGAAAAAAAGGTTAGCTTTTCGTAATAGAGAACTAGAGAAATTAAATGCTGCCGTAAAAGGGTACAAAAAAGGAGATTGGCAAGCTTTATATGAATATCAGCTTTTTCGTAATAGGGCTGATAACGAAGAGTTCGAAGGTTATAGGAGAGGTGGAGATGATTATGTAGGTCAATTCGCCAGAGCCGTTAGTATAGAGGAAAAGAAATGGCTAATGAAAAATGACATACAGCCAGTGTGCTCCGGTATATATATACCAACAACTATGTATTCTAACTGGGTCTCAGATGAGGGTGAAGAGAGATGGGTGGAAAGAAACACCAAAATAGACAACAGCGGACTGTTCTCCTTATACTTGTACTTTGAAAGATACATTTACTTTGTTCCGCTGGGTATATTCCTGTTTCTCCTAGGAGGAGGCTTAGCCGCTGAACAAGGTAAAAAGAACACATTAAATCTGCTCAAAACCCAACCTATAGCTGAGAACAAATTGTTTTTAGGAAAGTTATTTAACGCTAAAATAGTGGCGGTGGCAAGCTGTATAGCTATATTTTTATTGGTGATTTTAGTGGGAACAGTCTTTGAACGCTTTGGCGATTGGCAATATCCAATCTTAAACTACGACAGCATAGCGGAGGTAGAAGCTTCAGACTATGATGGGCATAAAGTGGATATAGAAGACTTTACCGTAGGATTTCACTTTATGAACTTAGGCAGATTTCTTATAGAAAGCATAGTGCTATTTAGTTTTGTAGCGTTGTTTTTTATAAGCCTATCGATATTTATATCACTATTTTTAAAAAGAGAAATGAGCGTATTGGCAACCACAGCACTAATAGGAGCAGCAGGGTTTGCTCTAAGTCAAGAGCTAACAGAAATGGCCCATCTATCTCCCTTCACTTATCTAAACATACCCAAGATAATAAACGGAGAGATAGCCACAACACTAAACAACCCCAGCGTAAACCTGCAAACAGGGATAGCGGTACTGCTAACGGTGACAGCAGTTTTAGTGCTAGCAGGATATTTTATCTCCGGCAGGAAAAATGCGGTGACTAATAAAAATCAAGCAACAGAAGAGTTAAATAATAAGTTATAA
- a CDS encoding ABC transporter ATP-binding protein produces the protein MILSVKNIHKSYGKEKVLKGISFEMTQPQILALVGPNGSGKSTLLNVINNLLPANEGEVTVLGKINKDPNIFKEISYMQDNSVLYDYLTGYDHLQFIGDVQGISKKEILSTAKRVGIDSYINKKVGKYSLGMKQHLLLTMAILNNPKLLILDEPLNGLDPTSAIKVRNLLLEIYKSGTAILLSSHNLAEIDRVTSQILFLKDGNLIKEDISKYEKACYDLKLDNIEKGEKALKQQDIPTEILDESLRVYVEGASLDKVFHILDAEKIKLLDIDKKIWGSEERYKKIFVGG, from the coding sequence ATGATTTTATCAGTAAAAAACATCCACAAATCCTATGGCAAGGAGAAGGTACTAAAAGGTATCTCTTTTGAAATGACTCAGCCGCAGATATTAGCTTTAGTAGGCCCAAACGGTTCCGGTAAATCTACCTTACTAAACGTCATCAATAACCTGCTGCCTGCCAACGAAGGCGAAGTTACCGTACTGGGAAAGATCAACAAAGACCCTAACATTTTTAAAGAAATATCATACATGCAGGACAACTCTGTACTGTACGACTACTTGACCGGCTACGACCACCTGCAATTTATAGGCGATGTCCAGGGAATATCAAAAAAAGAGATACTAAGCACAGCAAAAAGGGTGGGGATAGACTCGTACATCAACAAAAAGGTAGGCAAATATTCATTGGGCATGAAACAACACCTTCTGCTGACAATGGCCATTTTAAACAACCCCAAACTCCTAATACTAGATGAGCCGCTAAACGGACTAGACCCCACCAGCGCCATAAAGGTGCGCAATCTCCTTTTAGAGATATACAAAAGCGGCACCGCCATATTGCTATCTTCCCACAACCTAGCAGAAATAGATAGAGTAACATCTCAAATATTATTTTTAAAAGACGGAAACCTAATCAAAGAAGATATCTCCAAATATGAAAAAGCCTGCTACGATCTAAAGCTAGACAACATAGAAAAAGGAGAAAAAGCGCTCAAGCAGCAGGACATACCGACAGAAATATTAGACGAAAGCCTACGAGTGTATGTAGAAGGAGCATCCTTAGATAAAGTGTTTCATATCTTAGACGCAGAAAAAATAAAGCTGCTGGATATAGATAAAAAAATATGGGGCTCAGAGGAGCGGTACAAAAAGATATTTGTTGGGGGGTAA
- a CDS encoding ABC transporter permease subunit, whose product MKFEVKKLFKKKNLIWLLTVAILFTAAIYWQYSSQHPNYIQQTLEKINETYMNEVGEQQRFLTELEEEVGLDPLKARQLDAIQDIWVSLVQWRGALENRQLREAMQYEGEFLANLTAYEELEGQLVTFQGLEKEIAEAKHKWLNEHNLFHEDEEIPNSVHLLLKESSSFLFSLLGIILLLLFFGNTLIEEKEEKTWQLLKTQPISNWQIIGAKYICLVLTSILFILLVITVGIGIPYVLGDHTINFQYPQILTEGDHFTIISTSEYITRAAILFLGASIFAFSIALLLSRWAKNPFTVTMLSIFTVIMGYAITEMYVPLQTAANPFAQLRFSEILNQTPKPTDWLYPLAGVIWGTTLTSMTAFIPEGKMNILFTSDTKQPYKGGVTQKSHFTFWNISTFEWRKIKRQGLLLKVYAILALLVLFGYTVVSEQTYQRETAYIARLEQNLGWEKERLDNTKEAMQREVEYVEENYDKEVYERTLLRREKGHRHLKTWIDKLDAAISGYESKDWQSMHKYHLFKNRFYNNEFDTGYVADQSIKQEKLGRFTLEASIAEKEWMLERGVQPVFSGIYIPTTFYGGWENDTEAKEIWVEENTKVDNSGLFTLYIYFEKHLHFIPLALLLFLLGGGLATERGKKNTLNFLKTQPVSESKLFLGKLFNAKIVMVLSCIAVFFLVILVGSVFNRFGDWQYPILNYDSEAEVISSNYTGHKIENTNQGFHFINLGRYLLESTALLGFIAIFITSMAMLLSVFIQKKMSVLATTALIGAAGFALSQDLTEMAHLSPFTYLNIPKIINGEIATTLNNPGVNLQTGIAVLLTVTAALVLAGYFISGRRNTVSKSTQTTADLKSKSQ is encoded by the coding sequence TTGAAATTTGAAGTAAAGAAACTATTTAAAAAGAAAAATCTTATATGGCTTTTAACTGTAGCTATTTTATTTACAGCTGCTATTTATTGGCAGTACTCTTCCCAGCACCCTAACTACATACAGCAAACTCTAGAAAAAATTAACGAAACATATATGAATGAAGTGGGCGAACAACAAAGGTTTCTAACAGAGCTGGAGGAAGAAGTAGGATTAGATCCTTTAAAAGCAAGACAGCTAGACGCTATTCAAGATATATGGGTTAGCTTAGTACAATGGAGAGGGGCTTTAGAAAATAGGCAGCTAAGAGAGGCAATGCAATATGAGGGGGAATTTTTAGCTAATCTAACAGCGTACGAAGAGTTGGAAGGGCAGTTGGTGACTTTTCAAGGCTTAGAAAAAGAAATAGCAGAAGCTAAGCATAAGTGGCTTAATGAACACAATCTTTTTCACGAAGATGAAGAAATACCTAACTCTGTACATTTATTATTAAAGGAAAGCTCAAGTTTTTTATTTAGCCTTCTAGGTATCATACTTTTACTATTGTTTTTTGGAAACACACTCATCGAAGAAAAAGAAGAAAAAACATGGCAACTTCTAAAAACACAACCTATATCCAATTGGCAGATAATAGGGGCAAAATATATATGCCTAGTGTTGACCTCTATTTTATTTATACTACTGGTGATAACAGTAGGGATAGGCATTCCATATGTCCTAGGAGACCATACTATAAACTTTCAATACCCACAAATACTGACCGAAGGTGACCATTTTACAATCATCTCAACCTCTGAATATATAACAAGAGCTGCAATACTTTTTCTAGGAGCAAGCATTTTTGCATTCAGTATAGCTTTGCTATTAAGTAGATGGGCAAAAAATCCTTTTACAGTTACAATGCTATCGATATTTACAGTTATAATGGGATATGCAATCACCGAAATGTATGTACCGCTACAAACGGCGGCAAACCCGTTTGCTCAGCTTCGTTTCTCTGAAATATTAAATCAAACTCCTAAACCAACAGATTGGTTATACCCCTTAGCAGGGGTAATATGGGGCACTACCCTTACCAGCATGACAGCTTTTATCCCGGAAGGGAAAATGAACATACTTTTTACCTCAGACACAAAACAACCTTATAAAGGAGGAGTAACCCAAAAAAGTCACTTTACATTTTGGAATATAAGCACCTTTGAATGGAGGAAAATAAAAAGACAAGGTCTACTACTTAAGGTCTATGCTATCCTAGCCTTGCTAGTATTATTTGGTTATACAGTAGTATCAGAGCAAACTTATCAAAGAGAGACCGCTTATATTGCAAGGTTAGAGCAAAATTTAGGTTGGGAAAAAGAAAGACTGGACAATACTAAAGAAGCTATGCAACGAGAAGTAGAATATGTAGAAGAAAATTACGACAAAGAGGTATATGAGAGGACGCTATTAAGGCGTGAAAAGGGACATAGGCATTTAAAAACTTGGATTGATAAACTGGATGCAGCGATATCAGGGTATGAAAGTAAAGACTGGCAGTCAATGCATAAATACCATCTCTTTAAAAATAGATTCTATAATAATGAATTTGATACAGGCTATGTTGCTGATCAGTCAATTAAACAAGAAAAATTAGGGAGGTTTACCCTAGAGGCATCCATTGCAGAAAAAGAATGGATGTTAGAGAGGGGTGTTCAGCCAGTTTTTTCAGGAATATATATACCTACTACCTTTTACGGCGGATGGGAAAATGATACAGAAGCAAAAGAAATTTGGGTAGAAGAAAACACAAAAGTAGACAACAGCGGTCTATTTACTTTATATATTTACTTTGAAAAACATCTACACTTTATACCACTAGCGTTACTTTTATTCTTACTAGGTGGTGGTTTGGCGACAGAAAGAGGCAAAAAAAACACCTTAAACTTTTTAAAGACTCAACCTGTTTCTGAAAGCAAACTTTTCTTAGGCAAGCTATTTAATGCAAAAATTGTAATGGTACTAAGCTGTATAGCAGTGTTTTTTTTAGTCATCTTAGTAGGGTCTGTATTTAACCGTTTCGGAGACTGGCAATATCCTATACTAAATTATGATAGTGAAGCTGAAGTAATATCTTCAAACTACACTGGACATAAAATAGAAAACACAAACCAAGGGTTTCACTTTATAAATTTAGGCAGATATTTACTAGAAAGCACCGCTCTGCTAGGATTTATAGCAATCTTTATAACATCGATGGCTATGTTATTGTCTGTATTTATACAAAAAAAGATGAGCGTATTGGCAACCACAGCACTAATAGGAGCAGCAGGGTTTGCCTTAAGCCAAGATCTAACAGAAATGGCCCATCTATCTCCTTTTACTTATCTAAACATACCTAAGATAATAAACGGAGAAATAGCCACAACACTAAACAATCCTGGTGTAAACCTGCAAACAGGGATAGCAGTGCTGCTAACAGTGACAGCAGCTTTAGTGCTAGCGGGATACTTTATATCCGGCAGAAGAAACACTGTGTCAAAGAGCACTCAAACAACAGCTGACTTAAAAAGCAAATCACAATGA